One genomic region from Clostridium saccharobutylicum DSM 13864 encodes:
- a CDS encoding tyrosine-type recombinase/integrase, which produces MLILTNEEYIAFKKLIELYDYLVHNRNGLTPYKLRSDIEKYIRWHDLRHSNATILLKSGISMKIIQERLGHSIMQTTSDIYAHVTKEMNTEATDILSNVLYTKKARES; this is translated from the coding sequence TACTAATGAAGAATATATTGCATTTAAGAAGCTTATAGAATTATATGATTATTTAGTTCACAATAGAAATGGATTAACACCGTACAAATTAAGAAGTGACATAGAAAAATATATTCGTTGGCATGATCTTAGGCATAGTAATGCAACCATATTATTGAAAAGTGGCATATCAATGAAAATAATTCAAGAACGTTTAGGTCATTCTATAATGCAGACAACATCAGATATTTATGCTCACGTAACAAAAGAAATGAATACCGAAGCTACAGATATTCTATCAAATGTTTTGTACACAAAAAAAGCAAGGGAAAGTTAA